The genomic segment GCCGTCGAGACGCGAACCCGGACCGCCCGGCCCGACTATCGCCGCCTGCGCATCAGTCCCGTCCCCGACACCGCGGGCGCGCTGTGGGAGTACACGTACGAGGACCCGGAGGGCCGCCGCATCCGCGCGGTCCGTCAGATCGTCCCGGTCGGCGACCGCTCGTACGCCGTGGACTGGCGCGCTCCCGCCGCCGACTGGTCCAGCGGCCTGCCCACCCTGCTCACCGTGCTCCCGACACTGGGCCCGGTGCCGGCCAAGCAGCCGCGCTAATCGACGCGTACGGCGGGCAGTGTGCGTTGCAGCCGGCGTGGACCCCACCATGCGCGTTCGCCGAGGAGGCGCATCACCGCGGGCACGATCAGGCAGCGGATGACCAGGGCGTCGAGCAGGACGGCGGTGGCCATGCCCAGGCCCATCATCTGCAGCATGCGGTCGGGGCTGAGCACGAAGGCGCCGAACACCACGATCATGATGGCCGCGGCGGCCGTGATGACGCTGCCGGTGGTGGCCAGGCCCTCGCGGACGGCGTGGGTGGCGTCGCGGGTGCGGGTCCACTCCTCGTGCATGCGGGAGACCAGGAACACCTCATAGTCCATCGACAGGCCGAACACGACAGCGAAGATGATGACGGGAACGAAGGCCTCGATCGGGCCCGGCGAAGCCCCGAGCCAGCCGTTCTGGAAGACCAGCACCATCACGCCGAGGGAGGCGCCGATGGAGAACAGGTTGAGGACGGCCGCCTTGATCGCGATGGCCACCGAGCGGAAGACCAGCAGGAGCAGCAGCGCCGAGAGGCCGACCACCGCGCCGATGAAGAGCGGGAACCGCCGGTCCACGGCCGTGGCGAAGTCCACCGTGGCCGCGGTCGGGCCGCCCACCAGCACCCCGTCGGGCAGGTCGGCGCGCAACCGCTCGACCAGGTCGGCGGTCTCCTCGGCCTGCGGCGAGGTGGCCGGGAAGGCCAGGCTGGTCAGCAGCTGCCCGTCCGGCGACGGCTGCGCGACAGTGGCGTCGGCGATGCCCGGGTAGCGGTCCAGCATCTCGTACGCGGTCCGGGCCTTGGCTTCGTCGCCGTCGGCAGTGACGACGACCAGCGGGCCGTTGGCGCCGGGGCCGAACGACGAGGCGATCAGGTCGTAGGCCTGCCGGGTGGTGGTGGTCGGGGCGTCGTTGCCCTCGTCGGCCAGGCCGAGCCGCATGCCGAGCGCGGGGGCGCACAGGGCGCCGAGAACGGCGACGGCGATGAGCAACGCGGGCACCGGACGCCGCTGCACGACGGTGGCCCAGAAACGCCAGCGCCGGCCCGGGACCCGTCCGCGACGCTCGTTGCGCGCCGCGTGTTGGCGGATGCTGCGCTCGATGCGGCGGCCGAAGATGGTGAGCAGCGACGGCAGCAGGGTGAGCGAGGCGAGCATCGTCATGAGCACGGTCAGGGTGACGCTGAGCGCCACGCCTTCCAGGGCGCCCAGCCCGAGCGTGTAGAGGCCGAGCAGCGCGATCACGACCGTGGCACCCGCGAACAACACCGAGCGTCCGGCGGTGTCCAGAGCTGTCCGTGCGGCCACCTCGCGGGTGACGCCGGCGAGCAACTCCGAGCGATGACGCGCAAAGACCAGCAGCGCGTAGTCGATGCCGACGCCCAGCCCGACCAGGATCAGCATCGGCGCCGTGTAGTCGGGGATCGTCAGCACGTGCGAGGCCAGCCCGACCAGGCCGGACGTCGTGCCCACGGCGAAGACCGCGGTGATCAGCGGCAGCGACGCGGCCAGCAGCGAGCCGAACAGGAACAGCAGGACGACCAGGGCGGCCAGCATGCCGGCACCCTCGCCGGCCCCGCCGCCGGCCTCCTGGACCTCGCGGATCGCGTCGCCGGACAACTCCACGCGCAGACCGTCGGAATCGTGCGCGAGCGCAGTGTCCAGGATCGCGCGTTTGTCGTCGGCCGGGATGAAGCCGGCGGCGTCGTCGAGCGCCACGGTGGCGAGCCCCACCGTGCCGTCGGGCGAGATTGCCCCCGTACGGGGATCCGGTGGTCGAACTGACGCCACATGCGCGAGGTTGCGCAGGTCGGCGAGCAACGCGTCGATCCGTGCCTGCTCGCCCGCGATGCCGCCCGCCGCTTGCACGACCACCGTCACGCTGTCGCCCCGCTGTTGCGGGCTGTGTTGCGCGTACGCCTCCAGAAGGCGCTCGGATTCGGTGCCGGGCAGCGAGAAGTCGTTGCGGTAGTCGCTGCCGGCCGCCGTGGCACCGCCGATGATCGCGGCCAGCGCCACGACCCACAGCGCGATGGCGGCCCAGTGGTGGCGTTGGGACCAGCCCGCGAGCCGGGTCATCCGGGTGTGGCGATCCCCGTGCGGCGCGGCGGGCGGTTGCTCGGTGGTAGTCAAGGGAAACCTCCCTACATGTTGCCTGCCTACGTATAGGCAGCCAACGTATAGGGAAGTTGTGTAGGCTGTCTACATGAAAGCCGACGCGCTCCGTGGTCACCTCGACGCGCTGATCCTCGCCACCGTCGAGGGGCAGCCCCGGCACGGCTACGCGATCATCGAGGCGCTGGCGGCCCGCAGCGGCGGCGAGCTCGACCTGCCCACCGGCACGGTCTATCCGGCCCTGCGGCGGCTCGAAGCGGCCGGCTACCTGCGCAGCGACTGGTCGGACGACTCGGGCCGGCGGCGCCGGACGTACACGTTGTCGCGCTCGGGCCACAAACGGCTGGCGGCCGCGCGCGAGGAGTGGAAACAGTTCTCCCGTGTCGTCGGTGACGTGCTCAAGCCGGCCTAGGGGTGAACCCGGATGTGGTGGCCCGGCCGGGTTGGCAGGATGGCCGGGTGACGTACCTCGCGGAGCTCGACGCCGCCCTGGTCGGGCCGCGGCGGCTCAAGCGTGACCTGCTGCAGGAGGCGGCCGACCACCTGGAGGACGCGACCGACGCGCTGGTCGGGCAGGGGTGGCCGGCGGAGGACGCCCGGGCCCGCGCGGAGGCCGAGTTCGGGCCGGTCGGTGCGATCGCCGAGGCCTATCAGACCACGCTGGCCGTGGCCTCGTCCCGTCGTACGGCCGGGATCCTCACCGCGGCTCTGGTGTTCCAGCCGTTCCTGTGGGATCAGGGCGTGCGCCTGGTCGACGTGGCCGCGCCGGTGTATCCGACCGACGCGTGGTGGTTCGCCTTCCTCGATTTGCTGATCGAGTTCAGTGGCGCCGTCATGATCGCGGGGGCGGTCCTGGGCCTGCTGGCGACCGGCATCGGCAACCGCCGGCGGCCCGCCGGGCGGCGAGTCGCACGCGCCACGGCGCGGTTCACGATGGTCACCGCGCTGGTGCTGCCGCTCATGGCGTTCGGGATGGCGATCGGCAGTGGCCTCGGGCTCCTGGCCTGGGCCTTCCTGGCGCTTCTGCTGGTGCTGCCGCTGGCCGGGGCGGCGCTCAGCGCGTGGCGGACCCTGGGCGCGACAGCCGGGCCCGCGAGCCGTCCGGAGTGGGCGGCTCCCGGAGCGCGGCACTCCGCGTGACCTCGTCCGGCGGGTGCGCCGCCGCTCGGCGTTCCCGGCGGCCGTAGCCCCGTCTCCTGATCTCTTCGACCCTTGCCGGGGGTTGCAGAATATCTCGGTAATGGAGATGCTAGATCGCCTAGCTATTTCGTCGCCTGGTTTCTGCCGTCACGCCTAGGAGCCGCTCATGCCGCCGCCCGGACGCGACGAGCCCTGCCGTGAACACGTCCGGCGCTACCTGGAGGCGCCGTTCCTGGCCGACCTGACCCGGGCGCGACTCGGCAGCGAACTCTTCGGCGAGGATTTCTGGCCCGACGTCGTCACGGCCGGGGTGCCGCCGTCGCTGAGCCGGGCCCTGGAAGAATGGGTGACGCAGGAATCGACGCCGGACGAGGAGATAGCCGCCTTCATCGGATGGCCCGTCCCGAAGGTGCGTGAATATCGCTGATCCACAGAACTCGAACCCGCTGCCGGAGCTGACCGACGCCACCCGGGCGGTGCAGCACCTGATCGGTGCGGCCCGCGAGCTCCAGGCCCGGGCGTCCCGCGAGCTGGGCGTCAACGGCACCGACATGAGCGCGCTGGCGTTGCTGCAGCAGTACGGCCCGATGGGCCCGGCCGAACTGGCGTCCCGGCTCGGCATCCGCTCGGCGTCGGTGACCGTGCTGATCGACCGCCTCGAGCAGGCCGGTCACGTGCAGCGCACAAGCCACCCGCGCGACCGCCGCCGCGTCACCGTCTCGGCCACCCCGTCGGCGTTGCACGCCACCCTGCAGTTCCTGCGGCCGTCGATCCTGGCCATCGACGCCCTGAGCCGCTCCCTGGACGCCGACGCCCAGCAGATCGTCACCGCTTTCCTGCGCGACGCCACGCGCGCGATGGACCCCTGACTTCTTGCCGCGGGCGTTCCGGCTCACTGACCGGTGGGTGCGCCCTCCGGTTTCACTGGCCGGTGGGCGCGCCCGACGCGGCCGGTGCTGCGACGGGCGGGCGCTGGGCCTGTTCCGGGTCGAGCGACGGCCCCGGCGCGAGCAGGCTGACGATCTCGCTCGGCACGGCCACCGGCTTGACCTTGGCGTAGCCCAGCTTGGTCAGCAGCCCGGGGTTGGCCAGCGGGAACATCGTGCCCGTGTCGGTCACGATGCCGATCGTGCCGAGCTGCGGCGAATCGGGGTTGGGCAGCGACCCGACCACGGCCCCGCGGCCCCGCGGCACGTGCACGACGTCGGCGCGCACCTGCCCCGGCGTTCCCGGCTGCGGGATCGCGGTGCCGTCGGGAATGTCCGGGTCGATGCGGACACCGTCGCGCGTCTGATCCCGGACCGGCAGCGTCACGCAGGCCCGCTGCGGGGTGCCGTCGGCCAGCGTCGGAACGGTCGTCGGAAGCGCCCCGGCCTGACCCGCGTCGCTGATCTGCTGCCGCGACGGCTGCAGGTCGACGAAATTGTCCACCGGGAACTCCCTGGGCGCTCCCGGCAGTGCCTGCAGCAGCTTCGCCTGCAGTGGCGTCACGGCCGCCACGCCGTCGGCCAGCAACACCGCGAACTGGGTCCGGCCGACATCACTGAGCACCTGACCGATCTCACGCCCCGCCACGGCCGAGCGGCCACCCCGGTTCGGCACCTGCGGCGCGACCAGGTCGGGCCCGCTCGGAATCGCGTTGATCCAGGCCGTGGTAACCGGCCACGGGGTCTGCGCGTTGTAGCCGAGAGCGCGCTGAGTGCGCAGTTCCGCGCCGGGCGGGATGCTGAACTTGCGGTTCCCGTCGACCAGCGACACCCGGCCGTTCGGCTCGCTGACCAGCAACGCCTCCCGCTTCGCGCCGGCCGGCCGCCCGCCGCTCGGCGTCGTGCCGACCAGCACCGTCGAACGCAGCCCCGCGTCCTCCCGCTGCGTGCACACCGACCACGACCCGGTGAGCAGCGCAGACTTCTCCGGCAGGGAATCCGGCGCCCCCACGATGCCCAACGTCGGCCCCAGGGGCACATCGGACAATTTGCGCGCAGAGATGCCCTTCACCGCCGCCGGCGACCCCTCCGCCAGCAACATCCCCGACGTGTAGTTGAGCACCGGATGCAGCCGGCTGTCCGCCTTCAGGTACACGAACTGCGCGCCCGTGCCCTTCTCCTGCAAAATCACGCTCGAGTCGCGCGGGTCGGTGTTGCCGTTGCCCGTCAGGATCCCGTAGATCGCGGTAGCCCCCACCGCCAGCGCAGCAATCAGCAAACTGACCAACGCGGTGGTCCCCGCCCGCCGCATGGGCGACCGCGCCGGATCCGGATCCCGGCTGACCAGGGCCGCCACCACTCGCTGCATCGCGTACTGATACGAGTGAAGCTGATCCTGACGTGTGGGCATGGCCTCACTGTAGAGGCCCCGTTCGATCCCCCTCTGCCCCGCCGCCCCTCCCAAGATCAACCCCTCCGCCCGTACGCCGTGGGATCGCCGCGAGCACCCCCACGCCCCGCGCCCTCGCCGCAACCCCAGCCCCCTCGACCGCCACCGTCACGCACGCCCGCGCTGACCTGCTCGGTTTCACCGGCCTCCCGCAGCAGATCCGGCCCCGGACCTGGTCGAACAACCCCAGCGAACGCCTCCACAAGGAAAATCCGCCGCCGCACCGACGTCGTCGGGATCCTCAAGACCGCGACGCCGTCATCCGCCTCGTCAGCGCTGTCCTGGCCGAAGAACAGACCGGCGGCCGCCGCCACGTCGCCCTCGGCGTCCTCGACCGCGTTGCAGCCGGGTCAGGGCCCGGCGGACCGGCGCGGCGTCCGCCACGCCCTAACCAACAGCAGCTCCGCGGCTACCGGCGCCGACCACCCGGACTCCAAGCCGCAGCCCGACGCCGGCCGGCGCAACTCGAAAGATCAACCGATACGCCACGCCCGGGGGGCCGACGTCCGTGCGCGTATGCGGCAGATGGCTGCACGTTCGCGCAGTCCGGCACGGATGGCGCAGACATGTACTGCACGCCGCGGAGCGAACGCGCAACTCCGCACAACTTCCACTTCACACCTGAGCGTGCCGGCTCAGGTGGCCCTCCGGGTCGACGAGCATGAGTGCACCCTCCGTGACGGCGATCGGTGCTTGACCGACGGCGGGTTGTGCGCGGTGGGGAGGAGCTTGACGGGACGAAACCGTACGGCTTGAGGGGTCGTACTCTGTCGGGGCCGGAGCGGGACGGATCGGGAAGAGGGCGGGGCGTGGCTGCGGACAACGACGCCAAGTTGGCGGTGCTCATCGACGCCGACAATGCGCAGTCGCGAATCATCGAGGCGCTGCTGGCTGAAATCGCCAAGTACGGCACTGCGCACGTCAAGCGGGCGTACGGGGATTGGACCGGGCCCAACCTCAAGGGCTGGAAGGACGAGCTGCTGGCGCAGTCGATCCAGCCGATGCAGCAGTTCGCGTACACGAATCGGAAGAACTCCACCGACTCGGCCATGATCATCGATGCGATGGATCTGCTGTACACGGGGCGGTTCGACGGGTTCTGCATCCTGTCCAGTGACAGCGACTTCACGCGGCTGGCCTCGCGTATCCGGGAGTCGGGGCTGACCGTTTACGGCTTCGGGGAACGCAAGACGCCGAAGTCGTTCGTCGCGGCCTGTGACAAGTTCATCTACACCGAGAACCTGACGGGGCCGACCGCCCCGGAGCCGGTGCAGCTGAGCGCGGCCGAGCAGTTGCGCAACAACTCGGCACTGGTCAATCAGCTGCGCAACGCGGTCGAGGCCGCGAGCGACGATGACGGCTGGGCGACGCTTTCGCACGTCGGGCAGATCCTCACCAACCAGAGCCCGGATTTCGACTCGCGCACCTACGGCTACAGCAAACTGAGCGACCTGATCGGCGCGATCACCCTGTTCGACTTGGAGCGGCGCGATCTGGGGCAGGGCAAGAAGGCCGTGTTCCACGTGCGCGACAAGCGCCGCCGTACGAAAAAGGATGCGTGAACCTGTCACACCCGTACGGGCTGTCCGGTCGAAAGAAGTGACCGAGACAGAACGAAGGGTGTGATGGAGATGAAGATCGCCGTGCTGGGCGGGACCGGGCTCGTCGGCTCGCAGGTCGTCAAGCTGCTGGGGGAGCACGGTCACGACGCCGAGCCGCTGTCCCCCTCGAACGGCGTCGACCTGCTCACCGGGGACGGCCTGGACGAAGGGCTCAAAGGGGCCGACGTGGTGGTCAACCTGACCAACTCGCCGACCTTCGACGAGAAGTCGCCCGCGTTCTTTCAGCAGACCATGGACACCATGCTTGCCGCCGCGCACCGTCAGGGTGTCGGGCACGCGGTCATCCTGTCGATCGTCGGCGTCGACCAGGTGCCCGCGCTCGACTACTACAAGGCCAAGGTGTTGCAGGAGGACGTGCTCAAGGCGGGCCCGATCCCGTGGTCGATCGTGCGCGCCACGCAGTTCTTCGAGTTCGTGAAGTCCGTGCTGTCCTGGACTTCCGACGAGACCACCGTACGGCTTCCGGCGACGCCCGTGCAGCCGGTGGCATCGGCCGACATCGCCCGTGCGGTGGCCCGGGTCAGCGCGGGTGAGCCGTTGCGCGGCGTGCGCAATGTGGGCGGGCCGGAAGTGTTCACGCTGGACGAGCTGGGCCGGATCGCGCTGCAGGCCCAGGGCGACCCTCGTCAGGTCGTCGTCGACCCGGCCGCCGGCATGTTCGCCGCCGTGCCCGGGAGCGTCCTGACGGCACCGGCCGACGCCGTGCTCGCCACGACGACGTTCCGGGAGTGGCTGACCACCCAGAAGTAGCGAGCAAGTCAGCCGACTGCGCTATCGACTGGTGTGCGCGAGTGCCCGAGGATGACCGGCATGGTGCTGGCGGTCATCCTCGTGCTCGTGGGTCTGTTCGTTGCCTCTCGCGGCGTGCGGGAATGGACGCATCTGCGCCGTCTGCGCAGCGAAGGCAGGCACACCGTCGGCACGGTGACCGGTCACGAGACCAAACCGGGCGGCAGCCGCGCGGTGATCGTCGCCTACACCGACGAGCTCGGCACGCCCCGGCAGTTGACGAGCAACCTGTCGTCGGGGGTCCCCACCTTCGCCGTCGGCGAGCCGGTGACCGTGCGCTACCTCGCCGGCGACCCGGCCGGCGCCTTCATCGACGAGCGCCGCGAGAACGCCCGCAGCCTACTGCTCCACGTCGTCCTGGGCCTGGGCTTCTCCGCGGCGGGCGTGGCCCTGGCCGTCCAGGACTGAAGCGACCCACTGAACCAGTCCGGCGTCGCCCCCGGTCGCGAACGTGTGCGTCGTGCGGGTCAGACGCGCTCGCCGGGTGACACCGCGGTCGTGTCGCCGCCCGTCTCGAAGGCGCGCCGCGGGTTCTGCACCGAGGCCAGCGACACGATGTCACGCCCGAAGAACAGCGCCGTCGCCCAGACGGCGGCCACCCGCACCTTGCGCTCCCAGGTCGGCACGGCCAGCACGTGGTAGCCGCGGTGCATGACCCACGCCGGGAAGCCCTTGATCACGATGCGGTGCCACTGGAAGATGCCCCGCCCCAGCCCGAGCGTCGCCACGGTTCCCAGGCTGTGATGCACGTACGGCTGCGGTTCCCGCCCGCGCAGCACGGCCACGATGTTCTTGGCCAGCAACCGGCCCTGCCGTACGGCGTGTTGCGCGTTCGGCACCGTGGCCACCCCGGGCTGGTTGATCGCCAGGTCCGGCACCGCGGCGTCGTCGCCCGCGGCCCACGCGTCCGGCACCGGCGCCTCGGCCGTCCCGATGCGCAGATCAGCCCGTACGGTCACCTGGCCGCGCGCGTCGATGGGCAGGTCGGTGTGGTTGTGGACCATCGGGTTGGCGCCGTTGCCGGCCGTCCACACGATCAGCTCCGAGTCCCACTCCTCGCCGGTCGACAGCACGACGTGACCGTCCACAGCCGACCGAAGTTGCGCGTTCAGGTGCACAGTTCCGCCGCGCTCGCGGAGGTGGCGCACGACCCAGCGGCCGGGTTCGCCGGTCACCTCGGGCAGGATCCGGTCGCGCGCCTCGACGAGGTGGAACTCCAATTCGCCGGCCGACAGCGCCGGATACTTGCGGACCAGCGAATGAGCGAGCGACATCAGCTCACCGAAGCCCTCGACGCCGGAGAAACCACCGCCGACGAAGGTGAAACTGAGCAGGCGCCGCCGCTCGGAAACCGGCAGAACGGCGGCCTGGTCGAAGGCGGTCAGCAACCGGTCGCGAATGGCCACGGCCTCTTCCACGTGCTTCATCCCGATCGCGTGCTCAGCCACTCCGGGAATGGCCAGTTTGCGGGTCACCGCACCCGCCGTGACGACCAGAACGTCGTACGGGATCGGGAATTCCCCGCCCACTGCGGGCCGCACCACGACCGTACGGTGCTCGTGGTCGATCTTCGTCACGCTGCCGTTCACCAGTTCCGTCGTGCGCAGATGACGCCGCAGCGAAACGGCGGCGTGCCGCGCCTCGACGGAACCCGCCACCACTTCCGGCAGGAACGGCTGATAGGTCATGTACGGCCGGGGGTCGACCACGATGACCCGGGCCTCGCCGCGCCGAAGCCTCTTCTCCAGCCCCCAAGCCGTGTAGAAACCGGCATAACCCCCGCCGACCACCAGGATCGTTCGCATCTTGCCTCCCTGTTCATCAGGTAGGACAGGACAGGACCCGGTTTTGTGACAGTGATCAGCGGAACGCGGCGACTTTTTCCTGATTCATCTGCCACATCAGCTGATCGATGCCGTCCGCGGAGGCGCTGAGCGTCAGCACGGCCTTGACCTCGTCGCCCTGCCGGAGCACCGCGCCCGGCCGGCCGTTCACGACGACGTGGCGCACCTCGATGCCGTCCCACCAGAACGACGAGAACGCGGCAATGAACCGGGCCACCTTGTCCGCGCCGACGACGACGCGGCGGGCCGCGTGCTTGGCCCCGTTGCCGTCGGTGATGCTGGCGACC from the Paractinoplanes abujensis genome contains:
- a CDS encoding MMPL family transporter; this translates as MTTTEQPPAAPHGDRHTRMTRLAGWSQRHHWAAIALWVVALAAIIGGATAAGSDYRNDFSLPGTESERLLEAYAQHSPQQRGDSVTVVVQAAGGIAGEQARIDALLADLRNLAHVASVRPPDPRTGAISPDGTVGLATVALDDAAGFIPADDKRAILDTALAHDSDGLRVELSGDAIREVQEAGGGAGEGAGMLAALVVLLFLFGSLLAASLPLITAVFAVGTTSGLVGLASHVLTIPDYTAPMLILVGLGVGIDYALLVFARHRSELLAGVTREVAARTALDTAGRSVLFAGATVVIALLGLYTLGLGALEGVALSVTLTVLMTMLASLTLLPSLLTIFGRRIERSIRQHAARNERRGRVPGRRWRFWATVVQRRPVPALLIAVAVLGALCAPALGMRLGLADEGNDAPTTTTRQAYDLIASSFGPGANGPLVVVTADGDEAKARTAYEMLDRYPGIADATVAQPSPDGQLLTSLAFPATSPQAEETADLVERLRADLPDGVLVGGPTAATVDFATAVDRRFPLFIGAVVGLSALLLLLVFRSVAIAIKAAVLNLFSIGASLGVMVLVFQNGWLGASPGPIEAFVPVIIFAVVFGLSMDYEVFLVSRMHEEWTRTRDATHAVREGLATTGSVITAAAAIMIVVFGAFVLSPDRMLQMMGLGMATAVLLDALVIRCLIVPAVMRLLGERAWWGPRRLQRTLPAVRVD
- a CDS encoding PadR family transcriptional regulator — its product is MKADALRGHLDALILATVEGQPRHGYAIIEALAARSGGELDLPTGTVYPALRRLEAAGYLRSDWSDDSGRRRRTYTLSRSGHKRLAAAREEWKQFSRVVGDVLKPA
- a CDS encoding permease prefix domain 1-containing protein, with the translated sequence MTYLAELDAALVGPRRLKRDLLQEAADHLEDATDALVGQGWPAEDARARAEAEFGPVGAIAEAYQTTLAVASSRRTAGILTAALVFQPFLWDQGVRLVDVAAPVYPTDAWWFAFLDLLIEFSGAVMIAGAVLGLLATGIGNRRRPAGRRVARATARFTMVTALVLPLMAFGMAIGSGLGLLAWAFLALLLVLPLAGAALSAWRTLGATAGPASRPEWAAPGARHSA
- a CDS encoding MarR family transcriptional regulator; the encoded protein is MNIADPQNSNPLPELTDATRAVQHLIGAARELQARASRELGVNGTDMSALALLQQYGPMGPAELASRLGIRSASVTVLIDRLEQAGHVQRTSHPRDRRRVTVSATPSALHATLQFLRPSILAIDALSRSLDADAQQIVTAFLRDATRAMDP
- the eccB gene encoding type VII secretion protein EccB; translation: MPTRQDQLHSYQYAMQRVVAALVSRDPDPARSPMRRAGTTALVSLLIAALAVGATAIYGILTGNGNTDPRDSSVILQEKGTGAQFVYLKADSRLHPVLNYTSGMLLAEGSPAAVKGISARKLSDVPLGPTLGIVGAPDSLPEKSALLTGSWSVCTQREDAGLRSTVLVGTTPSGGRPAGAKREALLVSEPNGRVSLVDGNRKFSIPPGAELRTQRALGYNAQTPWPVTTAWINAIPSGPDLVAPQVPNRGGRSAVAGREIGQVLSDVGRTQFAVLLADGVAAVTPLQAKLLQALPGAPREFPVDNFVDLQPSRQQISDAGQAGALPTTVPTLADGTPQRACVTLPVRDQTRDGVRIDPDIPDGTAIPQPGTPGQVRADVVHVPRGRGAVVGSLPNPDSPQLGTIGIVTDTGTMFPLANPGLLTKLGYAKVKPVAVPSEIVSLLAPGPSLDPEQAQRPPVAAPAASGAPTGQ
- a CDS encoding transposase: MWAWPHCRGPVRSPSAPPPLPRSTPPPVRRGIAASTPTPRALAATPAPSTATVTHARADLLGFTGLPQQIRPRTWSNNPSERLHKENPPPHRRRRDPQDRDAVIRLVSAVLAEEQTGGRRHVALGVLDRVAAGSGPGGPARRPPRPNQQQLRGYRRRPPGLQAAARRRPAQLERSTDTPRPGGRRPCAYAADGCTFAQSGTDGADMYCTPRSERATPHNFHFTPERAGSGGPPGRRA
- a CDS encoding NYN domain-containing protein; the protein is MAADNDAKLAVLIDADNAQSRIIEALLAEIAKYGTAHVKRAYGDWTGPNLKGWKDELLAQSIQPMQQFAYTNRKNSTDSAMIIDAMDLLYTGRFDGFCILSSDSDFTRLASRIRESGLTVYGFGERKTPKSFVAACDKFIYTENLTGPTAPEPVQLSAAEQLRNNSALVNQLRNAVEAASDDDGWATLSHVGQILTNQSPDFDSRTYGYSKLSDLIGAITLFDLERRDLGQGKKAVFHVRDKRRRTKKDA
- a CDS encoding SDR family oxidoreductase is translated as MEMKIAVLGGTGLVGSQVVKLLGEHGHDAEPLSPSNGVDLLTGDGLDEGLKGADVVVNLTNSPTFDEKSPAFFQQTMDTMLAAAHRQGVGHAVILSIVGVDQVPALDYYKAKVLQEDVLKAGPIPWSIVRATQFFEFVKSVLSWTSDETTVRLPATPVQPVASADIARAVARVSAGEPLRGVRNVGGPEVFTLDELGRIALQAQGDPRQVVVDPAAGMFAAVPGSVLTAPADAVLATTTFREWLTTQK
- a CDS encoding DUF3592 domain-containing protein, encoding MVLAVILVLVGLFVASRGVREWTHLRRLRSEGRHTVGTVTGHETKPGGSRAVIVAYTDELGTPRQLTSNLSSGVPTFAVGEPVTVRYLAGDPAGAFIDERRENARSLLLHVVLGLGFSAAGVALAVQD
- a CDS encoding NAD(P)/FAD-dependent oxidoreductase — translated: MRTILVVGGGYAGFYTAWGLEKRLRRGEARVIVVDPRPYMTYQPFLPEVVAGSVEARHAAVSLRRHLRTTELVNGSVTKIDHEHRTVVVRPAVGGEFPIPYDVLVVTAGAVTRKLAIPGVAEHAIGMKHVEEAVAIRDRLLTAFDQAAVLPVSERRRLLSFTFVGGGFSGVEGFGELMSLAHSLVRKYPALSAGELEFHLVEARDRILPEVTGEPGRWVVRHLRERGGTVHLNAQLRSAVDGHVVLSTGEEWDSELIVWTAGNGANPMVHNHTDLPIDARGQVTVRADLRIGTAEAPVPDAWAAGDDAAVPDLAINQPGVATVPNAQHAVRQGRLLAKNIVAVLRGREPQPYVHHSLGTVATLGLGRGIFQWHRIVIKGFPAWVMHRGYHVLAVPTWERKVRVAAVWATALFFGRDIVSLASVQNPRRAFETGGDTTAVSPGERV